The Burkholderiales bacterium sequence TCGGGCTGGGTCTGGAACCTGCGCCGGAGCGCGAGCGCGGTCTGCTGCGCGCGGTCGGCCGGCGAGGCGAGGATGCGCGTCGACTCGGGCAGGCGCGTGTCGAGCCATGCGGCCATGCGCTGGGCCTGCTTCTGGCCCTTCGCGGTCAGCCGCCTGCCGAGGTCCGGCTCGCCCGGCTCGGCCTCCGCATGACGCCACAAGACGAGGTCCATCACCGCTGCCCTTCCGCGAGTCGCGCGAGCAGTTCGTCCTGCGCCGCGCGCGCCTTCGCGCGTCCCGCGGGCTTCGCGCGCGTCCACTGGCCGCCCGCGTCGAGGAGCCACGCGTCGCGATTGTCGGCGAGATAGACGAGGAGGCCCTCGTCGATCACGCGCTGCTTCGCGACCGGGTCGAGCACCGGGAACGCGACCTCGATGCGCCGGAAGAGGTTGCGCCCCATCCAGTCGGCCGAGGAAAGCCACACGTCCTTCGCGCCGTCGTTCTCGAAATACCAGACCCGGTGGTGCTCGAGGAAGCGCCCGAGGATCGAGCGCACGCGGATGTTCTCCGACCAGCCCGGCACGCCCGGGCGCAGCGAGCACGCGCCGCGCACGACGAGGTCGATCTCGACGCCGGCCTGCGAGGCGGCGACCAGCGCCCGGATGACGCCCTCCTCGACCAGCGCGTTCATCTTGGCGATGATCCGCGCCGGCTTGCCGTCGCGCGCGTTGCGCGCCTCGCGGCGGATCATCTCGACCACGCGCCGGTGCATCGTGAACGGCGCGAGCAGCAGCCTGCGCATCCGACCCGCCTTCGCGAGGCTCGTGATGTGCAGGAACACTTCGTTCACGTCGTGGCACAGGTCCGCATCCGCGGTGAGGAGACCGAAATCCGAATACTGGCGCGCGGTCCTCGGGTGGTAGTTGCCGGTTCCGAGGTGCGCATAGGGCACGAGCCGTTGGCCACCCGCGGCGGGCTCACGGCGCAGGATCAGCGCGAGCTTCGCGTGCGTCTTCAGTCCGAACACGCCGTAGACGACCTGAGCGCCGGCGCGCTCGAGGCGGTCCGCCCAGTTGATGTTCGCCTCCTCGTCGAACCGCGCCATCAGCTCGACGACGACGGTGACCTCCTTGCCGCGCCGTGCCGCGTCGATCAGCGCCTCCATCAGCGTGGAGTTGACGCCGGTGCGGTAGACGGTCTGCTTGATCGCGACGACGTCGGGATCGGACGCCGCGCGCCGCAGGAACTCGACCACCGGATCGAACGACTCGTACGGGTGGTGCAGCAGCAGGTCGCGCTGCCGGATCGCCGCGAGGATGTCGCCGCCGTCCTCGAGCGCCTTCGGCAGCCCGGGCACGAAAGGCCGGTAGCGCAACGCGTCGTCGTCGGCCTGGTCGATGAGCGACGACAGCCGCATCAGGTTGACCGGCCCGTCGCAGCGGTAGAGTTCCTGTTCGGTGAGGTCGAACTGCCCGAGCAGGAAGCGCGCGAGATGCTCGGGACAGCCCTGCGCGACCTCGAGGCGCAGCGGCAGACCGAACTGGCGGTGCGGCAGTTCGCCTTGCAGTGCCTGCCTGAGGTTCTTGACCTCCTCCTCGTCGAACCACAGGTCGGCGTCGCGCGTGACGCGGAACTGCGAATACGCTGCGACGTCGCGGCCCGGGAAGAGTTCGCCCAGGTGTTCGTGGATGACCGCGGACAGCAGCAGGAACGCGTTGTCGCCCGCGCCGAGCGAGGCCGGCAGCTTCATCACGCGCGGCAGCACGCGCGGCGCCTTCACGATCGCGATCGAGGTCTCGCGCCCGAACGCGTCGCGTCCGGACAGTTCGATGACGAAGTTGAGGCTCTTGTTGCCGACCTGCGGGAACGGATGCGCCGGATCGAGCCCGATCGGCGTCAGGATCGGCCGCACCTGCTCGCGGAACGTGGCCGCGACCCACGCGCGCTGCGCGTCGGTGAGTTCGCTCCGCCGCATCAGCCGGACGCCGCGCGAGGCGAGCGAAGGCAACACCTGCGTATTGAGGCAGCGGTACTGGTCGTCGACGAGCGCGTGCACCATCGTCGCGATCGCGCCGTACTGCGCGCGGAGATCCGCGAGCGTCTGGCCAGGCGGCGGCGACTTCGTGCGCAATTGGTCCATGATCCGCGCGATCCGGATCTCGAAGAACTCGTCGAGATTGGACCCGAGGATCGTCAGGAAGCGGAGGCGCTCGAGCAGCGGGATCGTCGCGTCCTGCGCGAGCGCGAGCACGCGCCGGTTGAACGCGATCGCCGACAATTCGCGGTTGATGGGCGAGGTGTCGACGGCGATCGAATCGGACGGCGGCATCGGCGCCGGCGCGTCATCGCCGGCCACGGCCGGGGAGTCCGGCTCGTTCCCGGGCTGCGTCTGCTCGCCGCCCTTCTCCCCCCCTCGCGGCACGTCGTGCCGTCCGATCCCGGCCGCCTCGTCCCGGCTGCGCGAGAGCGTGTCGTCGGTCACGCGGGCTCTCCGGCCTCTCGCTCCAGCGCGAGCCACAGGCAGCGGCCCTTGCTCGACGTGTCGAGCGCGTCGAGGTACGCACGGTGCGCGGCGAGTTCCTCCGGCGTCGGCGCCAGCACGATCACCGCCGGCCTCGGGCCGGCGGGCGCCGCGCCGGGAGCGTCCGCGGCGCCGGAGGCGGCGCGCGGCAGGTCCATCGCGAGCGAGTCCTGGCCGCGCGTCATCGCGAGATAGACCTCGGAGAGGAGTTGCGCGTCGAGGAGCGCCCCGTGCAGCGTCCGCTGCGCGTGGTCGACGCCGAACCGCTCGCACAGAGCGTCGAGGTTGTTGCGCTTGCCCGGAAACGCCTCTCGCGCCATCGCGAGCGTGTCGACGATCCGGGTCGCGAGCGTGCCGCACGCCGGCGCGTCGATGCGCGCGAGCTCGACGTCCAGGAAGTCGACGTCGAACGGCGCGTTGTGGATGATCCACTCGGCGCCGCGCACGAACTCGATGATCTCGGCGGCTGCGTCGCGAAAGGTGGGCCTGCCGCGCAGGTCGTCCCAGGTCATGCCGTGCACCTCGGTCGCCCCGAGGTCGATTTCGCGCTCGGGGTCGAGCTTCAGGTGCAGCGTGCGTCCGGTCGGCCGGCGGTCGACGAGTTCGAGCGCGGCGAACTCGATCACGCGATGGTCCTGCCGCGGGTCGAGGCCCGTGGTCTCGGTGTCGATGATGAGCTGGCGCATCAGTTGCCAGTAGTCAGTTGACAGTTGACAGTATATGCGCCCGTCGATGACGGGGTGACTGCCCACTGGCAACGGTCAACTGATAACTGCCAACTGTCAACTGTCAACTGTCAACTGAACTACTTGCGGTACTTCTGGATCGTCGCCTGGATCTCGGTGATCGCGTGCTCGATCTCGTCGTCGGTCAGGTCGCGCTGCGTGCCCTTGCGATCGGTGAGGGTGATGGTCCGGTCGATCTGGGTCTGGAACTCGCCCAGGCCCATCGTCTCGGTGATCGTCGAGGGTTCGTCGGTGATCGTCTCCGGTCCCCAGCGCACGCAGATCAAGGACAGGTTGTCGCCGTCCGGTCCGCCGCGCTTCTCCGCCTCCCGCATCATCTGCGGCGCCGCCTTGAGGATCGGCTGCGAGGTGAGCCAGTTCGCCATCTCGTGCTGCGGCATCACGCTCCACAGTCCGTCGGTGCACAGGACCATGACGTCGCCGTTGCGAAGCGGCGTGCGCTTCGACAGGTCGATCACCGGGTCGACGAGGCCGCCCAGGCAACTGAAGATCTTGTTGCGGTCGGGATGCTGCGCGACCTCGCCCGCGCCGATGATGCCCTGGTCGACCAGGTACTGGACCTTCGAGTGGTCCTTGGTAGCGCCGATGATTCCGCCCTGCCGGTACAGGTAGAAGCGCGAGTCGCCGACGTGCGCCCAATGCGCGTAACCGGCCTGGATGACGACCGCGACGCAGGTCGTGCGCGGCGTCTCGAGCATCGAGAACTGGTTCGCGTAGGAGCCGAGCGCGGCGTGCGCCCGGAGCATCGTGTCCTGCAGGAACTTGAGCGGATTGCGCAGGACCGGTTTCGCCTCCTGCTGGAAGCGCTCGACGAAGAGCCGCACGCAGATCTGCGCGGCGATCTCCCCGCCCGCGTGCCCGCCCATGCCGTCCGCGACGACGAGGAGCAGCGTGTCGCGCCCGTAGGTGTAGGCGATCCGATCCTGGTTCAGGCGTCGCGAGCCCTTGCGCGATTCCTGGAAGATGGTGAAGCGCATGGCAGCGCGTCGCGCTCAGCCGCGCGGGGCGCCGGCGGTCGCCGGGGGCGCCGGCACCTCGGCGCGTCGCGCACCGGTGTCGGCGTGTCCCGCAACGATCACGTCGCGCTCCCCTTCGCGAAGGTCGTGGTTGGGTGGCAGGCGGCGCCGATTCTAGCGCATGCGCTCGTGTTCCGGGGCGGGACGGCCGCTCAGGCGCCGATCTCGGAGAACAGCACGCGCTTCAGGTTCCCGATGAACGAGAGCTTGCGGCGCTTGGGCGGGATGTCACGGATCGCCTTCTGCAGCGCGAACACCGATTGCGGGCGCTCGAGCGGATCGAGCCTCAGGCACCAGTCGACGACCTCGAGCAGGTTGTCCGAGTACTGGCCGGCCCAGATGCGCTTGGCCGACACCAGATGGTCCTCCTGCACGCGGGCATCGGCGGCCTGCGGCGCGAACGCCGCGAGGCAGGCGAACATCGACGCGCCCGCGCCGTAGACGTCGGTCCAGGGCCCGAGGCGGTCCGGATCGCGGTACTGCTCCGGCGCGGCGAACCCCGGCGTGTACATCGGCGCGAGCTTCGGACGCGTGTTCGTGAGCGTCTGGCGCGCCGCGCCGAAGTCGAGGAGCACCGGACTGCCGTCGGTGCGCAGGTAGATGTTGGCCGGCTTGATGTCGAGGTGCAGGAGCTTGTGCGTGTGCACTTCACGCAAGCCGTTCAGGAGGTGCATGAACACGTGCCGGACGAAGCGCTCCGACATCTGGTCCTGCCGCATCTGGATCTGCTGCTGCAGCGTGCGCCCGCGCTCGTAGCGCATCACCATGTACACCGTCTCGTTGGCGCGGAAGAAGTTCAGCACGCGCACGACGTTCGGATGATTGATCTTCGCGAGCGCGCGGCCCTCCTCGAAGAAGCACTTCATCCCGTAGCGGAACGAAGTCAGGTTCTCGGCCGACGATGCCCGCACGAGGTCGCCCTCGGTGCGCAGCACCAGCGAACTCGGCAGGTACTCCTTGATCGCGACCGGTTGCCCGGCGTCGTCGAACGCGCGGTAGACGATCGAGAAGCCGCCGCGGCTGATCTGCCGGTCGATCCGGTAGTTCAGCAGCTGGTAGCCGCTCGGCAGCGCCTGGTTGGTGACGGGCATTCGCGGTCTCGGGGCTAGGGTGCCGCGTCAATGCCGCAAGACGCGTGCCAGTGCACGTCCCCGTCCCTTGCGCGGGGTCGGGATAACGCATACATTCTCCCGATGCCCGAGCCCTCTGTAAAGTCGGAAAACGTGTCGAAATCCGGCGGAATCCCGCGATGATCGTCAGCATGACCGGCTTCGCGGCAGCTTCCGCGGAGGTCCCCGGGGCGGCGCTCGTGGCGGAACTTCGCAGCGTCAACCACCGCTACCTCGACCTGTCGCTCCGCCTGCCCGACGAGCTGCGCGCCCTGGAGCCCTCGCTGCGCGAGAGGATGGCCGCGCAATTGAAGCGCGGCAAGGTCGAATTGCGGCTCGCCCTCAACCGGTCGACGCCCGGCGGCTCGACGCGGCTCGCCGTCGATTCCGACCGGGTCAAGGCACTCTCCGCAGCGGCCGCCGAGGTCGCCCGGCTCGTCCCCGGCGCGACGCCGATGTCGGTGAACGAGGTCCTGCGCTGGCCGGGCGTGCTCACCGAGCCCTCGGCCGATCCGGACGAACTCGCCGCCCGCGCACACGCGCTCGTCGACGAGGTGCTCGGCGAACTCGCCGCCTCACGAGCGCGCGAAGGCGCGAAACTCGCCGGCATCCTGTCCGTGCGCTGCGACGAGATCGCGGCGCAGGTCGAGCGCGTCGCCCCGCGCATCCCCGCGGCGCACGCCGCCTGGACCGAGAAGCTCAACGCGCGCCTCAGGGAAGCCGGCCTCGATCCCGACGAGGAGCGCATGAAGCAGGAGTTCGCGCTCTTCGCCACCAAGGTCGACGTCGACGAGGAACTCGAGCGGCTGGGCGCGCACGTCGCCGAGTTCCGCCGCGTGCTCGCGACCGGGGGCGCGGCAGGCAAGCGGCTCGACTTCCTCGCGCAGGAACTCCACCGCGAAGCCAACACGCTCGGCTCCAAGTCGGTCGACGCGGAGGTCTCGCGCGCCGCGCTCGAGCTCAAGGTGCTGATCGAGCAGATGCGCGAGCAGGTGCAGAACATCGAGTAGTTCTCCGGCCGTGCCTGCGATGGCAGGTACCCCGGCCCGCGCGGCATCGCCCGGATGCCGGACGCCGTGACCTGCCATCCGGCCGAAATCCGTCCGGCGCTTCCGCGCGATTCGCGCGGCGCACCCGGCGCACCGCCGGGTTTCGACATGCCGCCGTGCGCCGCACGTAAGCGCATCCTCGGTAGAATCGCCCCTTTCACGCCTGCGCCGCCCGGTTCATTCGCGCCGATCCGGCCTTCGCCAAGTGACCATCACCACCCAGAGCCCCGGCACCTCGGGCTGCCTCTTCGTGATCGCCGCGCCGTCGGGCGGCGGCAAGACGAGCCTGGTGAGCGCCCTGCTCGAGCGCGAACCGGGCATCAAGCTGTCGGTGTCCTACACGACGCGCCCGCCGCGCCCCGGCGAGCAGGACGGCGCCCACTACCACTTCGTCGACGTGCCGCGCTTCATGGCGCTCAAGGACTCCGGCGCCTTCCTCGAGCACGCGCACGTCCACGGCAACTGGTACGCGACCTCGGCGATCTGGCTCTCCGACCAGGTCCGTCAGGGCGCCGACGTGCTGCTCGAGATCGACTGGCAGGGCGCGCTGCAGGTGCGGCGCCTCGTCCCGGGCGCGGTGCTCGTCTTCATCCTGCCACCGTCGATCGACTCGCTGCGCGAGCGCCTGGAAAAGCGCGGCCAGGACAGCCCCGCGGTGATCGCGCGCCGGCTCGACGCCGCCCGCGAAGAGATGCGCCATGCGGCAGAGTTCGATTATGTTATTATGAATCAGGACTTTGCGAGGGCCGTCGACGACCTCTCCGTGATCGTGCGGGCGGCGCGGCTCGCTGCGTCGCGGCAGTTCGTCCGCCACGCGCGCACGCTCTCCGAACTCACCGACCCGTCGAGGTAACACCATGGCCCGTATCACGATCGAGGACTGCCTCGAGCGCATCCCCAACCGGTTCGAGCTGACGCTCGCCGCCACCAACCGCGCCCGCCAGATCTCCGCGGGCTCGACGCCGCTGCTCGACGCCGATCGCGACAAGCCGACCGTCATCGCGCTGCGCGAGGTCGCCGCGGGCAAGGTCGGCATCGAGATGCTGCACAAGGCGCCGCCGACGCCGGTGCTTTCGGGGTAGCGAACCCCGGGGCTCCGACCGTGTCGGAGATCGCCGAGTTCACCCGGCACCTGGGTCATTACCTGGGCGCTCCCGACCTCGCCCTGGTCGAGCAGGCGTTCGACTTCTCCGAATCGGCCCACCGCGGCCAGTTCCGCAAGTCGGGCGAGCCCTACATCACCCATCCGCTCGCGGTCGCGAGCATCCTGTCGCAGTGGAGGCTCGACGCGCAGGGGCTCGCCGCCGCGCTCCTCCACGACGTGATGGAGGACACGCGCGTCACCAAGACCGAGCTCGAGACGACGTTCGGCAAGAGCGTCGCCGACATGGTCGACGGCGTCTCGAAGCTCGACCAGATCGCGTTCGACACGCGCGAGGAGGCGCAGGCCGAGAGCTTCCGCAAGATGCTGCTCGCGATGGCGCGCGACGTCCGCGTCATCCTGATCAAGCTCGCCGACCGTCTGCACAACATGCGCACGCTCGACGCGATGGCGCCGGTGCACCGCAAGCGCATCGCGCGCGAGACGCTCGACATCTACGCGCCGATCGCGAACCGGCTGGGCCTCAACGCCCTCTACCTCGAGCTGCAGGACCTGTCGTTCAAGCAGCTCCACCCGATGCGCTACCGGATCATCGCCGCCGCGGTCAAGGCGGCGCGCGGCAACCGGCGCGAGGTGATGAACCGCCTGATCGAATCCATCCGGCAGGGGCTCGCGAACGCCGGGATCGACGCGACCGTCAGCGGGCGCGAGAAGACGGTCTATTCGGTCTACCGCAAGATGCGCGAGAAGCGCTACACGTTCGCGCAGGTGTTCGACATCTACGGCGCCCGCGTGCTCGTCGCGGACAAGGCGCGCTGCTACGCGGCGATGGGCGTGCTGCACGACCTCTACAAGCCCATTCCCGGCAAGTTCAAGGACTACATCGCGATCCCGAAGGCGAACGGCTACCAGTCGCTGCACACGACGCTGTTCGGCCCGTTCGGCACTCCGCTCGAGGCGCAGATCCGCACGCACGACATGCACCGGGTCGCCGAGGCGGGCGTCGCCGCGCACTGGCTCTACAAGTCGGGCGGCGCGCTCGACCTCGAAGAGGCGCAGCGCGAGACCTCGAAGTGGCTGCAGAGCCTGCTCGAGATCCAGAGCGAGTCGCGCGACAGCAAGGAGTTCCTCGAGCACGTCAAGGGCGACCTCTTCCCCGAGGAGATCTACGTCTTCACGCCGAAGGGCAAGATCATGGCGCTGCCGCGCGGCGCGACCGCGGTCGACTTCGCCTACGGCGTGCACACCGACATCGGCCACCATTGCGTCGCCGCGCGGATCAATTACGAACTCCTGCCGCTGCGCACCGAGCTCAAGAACGGCGACCACGTCGAGATCCTCACCGCCCCGACCGCGCGCCCCAACCCGTCGTGGCTCGCGTTCGTCGCGACCGGCAAGGCGCGCTCGCGCATCCGCCATTTCCTCAAGGGCCTGCAGCAGAAGGAATCGGCGGCGCTGGGCGAGCGGCTGCTCGCCCAGGCGCTCGCCACGCTCAAGGTCGAGCCCGAGTCGATCACCTGGGAGCGCTGGGAGGCGCTCGCGCGCGAGTACGGCGCGAAGAGCCAGATCGACATCCTCGCCGACATCGGCATCGGCAAGCGCCTGTCGTTCGTCGTCGCGCAGGCGCTGACCCGGAGCGGCGCGAAGGGCGCCGCCGACGCGCCGCTCCCGCCCGCGAAGGCCGGCGCGCTCACGCTGCGCGGCGTCGAGGGCATCGCGATCATGTACGCGAAGTGCTGCCGGCCGATCCCCGGCGACGCGGTCCTCGGCCAGTTCCGCAAGGGCCAGGGACTCACCGTGCATCTGCGCGACTGCCCGTCGCTCAAGCGCCAGCGCATCGACCAGGTCGAGATCGTCGACATCGAGTGGTCGCCCGACGTGCAGGGCGTGTTCGACGCGGGCGTGCGTCTCGTCGTCACCGACCGGCGCGGCCTGCTCGCGGACCTCGCGACCGCGATCGCCGACGCCGGGTCGAACATCGATTCCGTGTCGATGGAACGTCCCGACGGCGGCAGCGTGATCGCGATGTTCTTCGGCGTGCAGGTGCGCGACCGCCGCCACCTCGCGCAGGTGATGCGCGCGATGCGCCGCGTGCCCGACGTCAAGCGGCTGGGGCGCGCGCGGACCTGAGTCTGCGCCCGGCTTGCGCCTCGTCGGGCTGAAGCCCGACCCACATCCCCATCGGTAGGTCGGCCTTCAGGCCGACACCTTTCGCTCGCATCGGCACGAACCCGTCGGGCTGAAGCCCGACCCAC is a genomic window containing:
- the ppk1 gene encoding polyphosphate kinase 1 — its product is MPPSDSIAVDTSPINRELSAIAFNRRVLALAQDATIPLLERLRFLTILGSNLDEFFEIRIARIMDQLRTKSPPPGQTLADLRAQYGAIATMVHALVDDQYRCLNTQVLPSLASRGVRLMRRSELTDAQRAWVAATFREQVRPILTPIGLDPAHPFPQVGNKSLNFVIELSGRDAFGRETSIAIVKAPRVLPRVMKLPASLGAGDNAFLLLSAVIHEHLGELFPGRDVAAYSQFRVTRDADLWFDEEEVKNLRQALQGELPHRQFGLPLRLEVAQGCPEHLARFLLGQFDLTEQELYRCDGPVNLMRLSSLIDQADDDALRYRPFVPGLPKALEDGGDILAAIRQRDLLLHHPYESFDPVVEFLRRAASDPDVVAIKQTVYRTGVNSTLMEALIDAARRGKEVTVVVELMARFDEEANINWADRLERAGAQVVYGVFGLKTHAKLALILRREPAAGGQRLVPYAHLGTGNYHPRTARQYSDFGLLTADADLCHDVNEVFLHITSLAKAGRMRRLLLAPFTMHRRVVEMIRREARNARDGKPARIIAKMNALVEEGVIRALVAASQAGVEIDLVVRGACSLRPGVPGWSENIRVRSILGRFLEHHRVWYFENDGAKDVWLSSADWMGRNLFRRIEVAFPVLDPVAKQRVIDEGLLVYLADNRDAWLLDAGGQWTRAKPAGRAKARAAQDELLARLAEGQR
- the dnaQ gene encoding DNA polymerase III subunit epsilon, with product MRQLIIDTETTGLDPRQDHRVIEFAALELVDRRPTGRTLHLKLDPEREIDLGATEVHGMTWDDLRGRPTFRDAAAEIIEFVRGAEWIIHNAPFDVDFLDVELARIDAPACGTLATRIVDTLAMAREAFPGKRNNLDALCERFGVDHAQRTLHGALLDAQLLSEVYLAMTRGQDSLAMDLPRAASGAADAPGAAPAGPRPAVIVLAPTPEELAAHRAYLDALDTSSKGRCLWLALEREAGEPA
- a CDS encoding serine/threonine-protein phosphatase, encoding MRFTIFQESRKGSRRLNQDRIAYTYGRDTLLLVVADGMGGHAGGEIAAQICVRLFVERFQQEAKPVLRNPLKFLQDTMLRAHAALGSYANQFSMLETPRTTCVAVVIQAGYAHWAHVGDSRFYLYRQGGIIGATKDHSKVQYLVDQGIIGAGEVAQHPDRNKIFSCLGGLVDPVIDLSKRTPLRNGDVMVLCTDGLWSVMPQHEMANWLTSQPILKAAPQMMREAEKRGGPDGDNLSLICVRWGPETITDEPSTITETMGLGEFQTQIDRTITLTDRKGTQRDLTDDEIEHAITEIQATIQKYRK
- a CDS encoding serine/threonine protein kinase, giving the protein MPVTNQALPSGYQLLNYRIDRQISRGGFSIVYRAFDDAGQPVAIKEYLPSSLVLRTEGDLVRASSAENLTSFRYGMKCFFEEGRALAKINHPNVVRVLNFFRANETVYMVMRYERGRTLQQQIQMRQDQMSERFVRHVFMHLLNGLREVHTHKLLHLDIKPANIYLRTDGSPVLLDFGAARQTLTNTRPKLAPMYTPGFAAPEQYRDPDRLGPWTDVYGAGASMFACLAAFAPQAADARVQEDHLVSAKRIWAGQYSDNLLEVVDWCLRLDPLERPQSVFALQKAIRDIPPKRRKLSFIGNLKRVLFSEIGA
- a CDS encoding YicC family protein; amino-acid sequence: MIVSMTGFAAASAEVPGAALVAELRSVNHRYLDLSLRLPDELRALEPSLRERMAAQLKRGKVELRLALNRSTPGGSTRLAVDSDRVKALSAAAAEVARLVPGATPMSVNEVLRWPGVLTEPSADPDELAARAHALVDEVLGELAASRAREGAKLAGILSVRCDEIAAQVERVAPRIPAAHAAWTEKLNARLREAGLDPDEERMKQEFALFATKVDVDEELERLGAHVAEFRRVLATGGAAGKRLDFLAQELHREANTLGSKSVDAEVSRAALELKVLIEQMREQVQNIE
- the gmk gene encoding guanylate kinase; amino-acid sequence: MTTQSPGTSGCLFVIAAPSGGGKTSLVSALLEREPGIKLSVSYTTRPPRPGEQDGAHYHFVDVPRFMALKDSGAFLEHAHVHGNWYATSAIWLSDQVRQGADVLLEIDWQGALQVRRLVPGAVLVFILPPSIDSLRERLEKRGQDSPAVIARRLDAAREEMRHAAEFDYVIMNQDFARAVDDLSVIVRAARLAASRQFVRHARTLSELTDPSR
- a CDS encoding DNA-directed RNA polymerase subunit omega → MARITIEDCLERIPNRFELTLAATNRARQISAGSTPLLDADRDKPTVIALREVAAGKVGIEMLHKAPPTPVLSG
- a CDS encoding bifunctional (p)ppGpp synthetase/guanosine-3',5'-bis(diphosphate) 3'-pyrophosphohydrolase, which gives rise to MSEIAEFTRHLGHYLGAPDLALVEQAFDFSESAHRGQFRKSGEPYITHPLAVASILSQWRLDAQGLAAALLHDVMEDTRVTKTELETTFGKSVADMVDGVSKLDQIAFDTREEAQAESFRKMLLAMARDVRVILIKLADRLHNMRTLDAMAPVHRKRIARETLDIYAPIANRLGLNALYLELQDLSFKQLHPMRYRIIAAAVKAARGNRREVMNRLIESIRQGLANAGIDATVSGREKTVYSVYRKMREKRYTFAQVFDIYGARVLVADKARCYAAMGVLHDLYKPIPGKFKDYIAIPKANGYQSLHTTLFGPFGTPLEAQIRTHDMHRVAEAGVAAHWLYKSGGALDLEEAQRETSKWLQSLLEIQSESRDSKEFLEHVKGDLFPEEIYVFTPKGKIMALPRGATAVDFAYGVHTDIGHHCVAARINYELLPLRTELKNGDHVEILTAPTARPNPSWLAFVATGKARSRIRHFLKGLQQKESAALGERLLAQALATLKVEPESITWERWEALAREYGAKSQIDILADIGIGKRLSFVVAQALTRSGAKGAADAPLPPAKAGALTLRGVEGIAIMYAKCCRPIPGDAVLGQFRKGQGLTVHLRDCPSLKRQRIDQVEIVDIEWSPDVQGVFDAGVRLVVTDRRGLLADLATAIADAGSNIDSVSMERPDGGSVIAMFFGVQVRDRRHLAQVMRAMRRVPDVKRLGRART